DNA sequence from the Sediminibacillus dalangtanensis genome:
TTATGACATCTGCGGTACGTTCCAAATTCAACTCCCCGTCAAGTCCTACTCCATGGTAAATGTTATAAGACATAACATCGACCGACACCTGCTTCCCCTGAAATTCAGCTGATACTTCTAACCCTGAAGCGAATAGGAAAACAATACTTGCCATGAAACCTAGCAAAAACTTTTTCACTTCGTTATCCCCCCAAAGATACTAAAAATGGTTTGCCTTACAAACAATGCAATAAGGCTTTAGAATATGCATATTATCTCCTGTCTTTTGGAGGGATATGTTCTTGAGAATTGATTAAGTATTGGTCTAATTTTTTATTGGTTCAAATTCGTGGAGAAAAGCATGAAAACTGTAAAAAAACATTATTGAACAACAAATACCCTTGAAATTTCAGGCCATGGGAATATAGTTCGACCTATTATGACAGCACTTTGTAAGTTACATTACAAAACTATTACAAAGCTATTAGACTGGCAAATTCATGCTATATTGGAAAAGTCATAAAACATCTGAGGAGTGAAGGAATGAAGACTAAAAAGACCCTAATGTCTTTCGCAGCAACTGTCGCTATCGCATCTGCTTTTACAACAAACGTTGAAGCCGCCTCGTACACAGTGAAATCTGGAGATACCCTTTGGGGAATTTCGCAGAAATATGGCACATCCGTTTCCAACTTACAATCTATCAACAGCATTTCCGGCCATATCATTTATCCTGGCCAAGTAATTGAAACGGACTCTAATAAATCTACTACTACATCTTCCAACAATACAGCTAATTCTAGTTCGTCTACTACATATAAAGTGAAAGCTGGAGATACGTTATCACATATCGGTGTCCGATACGGTGTTTCTGTCAACAGCCTGAAGAAATGGAACAGTCTTTCTTCTGATTTGATTTTTGTGGGACAAACCTTAAAAATTAACGGAACCTCCAGTTCTTCGCCGAATACACAAGTAAAATCGTCTACGGTAAGCAACGGTTCTGCTCTCGTTAATGAAGCGAAGAAGCACGTCGGCACTCCATATGCATGGGGTGGAACGAGTCCGAGCGGATTTGACTGCAGCGGTTTTATCTATTATGTATTCAATAAAGCTGGTCAAAATGTTTCCCGTACCAATGCCGCTGGATACTACAATCAATCAACCAAGATCAGCAGCCCACAACCAGGAGACTTAGTTTTCTTCAAAAATACCTATAAATCTGGTATTTCTCACATGGGTATTTATGCAGGAAATAACCAATTCATACACGCCAGCTCAAGCGGTGTACAGCTTACAAGCCTAAGCAACTCCTATTGGAAAGGTCACTTTGCAGGCTACGGCAGCTTATAAGGCACTATAAAGTTTTGAAGAATACAGGACAGATCGAGAGGGCATTCTCGGTCTGTCTTTTTTATTTAAACCCAATTGCGGGCTGCTGCAAACTCAGTTGTACTACAGGGACAGATCTCTAGGGATAGAGTTGGAATTACTGGTTATATACCCGCTGTTTGGATAGTTAAACCACTTTTTTAAATTTTTTTCGTGGGTTGGAGGGACAGGGTAAAGGGACAGTCCCTCAGCTTGGTGGCGCTGCGTCATGGTAGAGTGTTGGGGGACTGTCCCTTCCGGTTAAATCGAAAATGCATGTTAACAATGATTATTGGAATGATAAGCGTACAGGAGGTGTAAGGGATGGCTCAAGATGTGTTATGCGAAGTGAAAAACTGTAAGTATTGGGCGCACGGCAATAAGTGTGCAGCAGATGCGATCTATGTTGTCAGTCATACTGGCAAGGAAGCGTCAGACCAAGAAGAAACAGACTGCCAAACATTCGAGCCAAAGCACTAAGCATCTTCTTGTAAGGGGCCTGTCGAGGGACAGGCCCTGGTTTTAGTCTTCCAGTGGGGGGTGCTCAGATTGGGCATATGATCTTCTTTGACCGGAATTTGATCTTCTTTCCAAAAGTTTTGATCTTCTTGTGCCCGAAATTGATTACCCACCGCTCTTAAACCAATTCCACGGTAAATGGCGGGCCTAATCATGTTCCATAAATAAACCCGTCTAACCAAAGTAAGACGGGAGACTGTGATATTATCAAACTTTCCTGTTCTTCATAATATATGAACCAAATCATTCGGAGTTTGTGCTCAAGAGATTGCTTTTATTTTCCCAACCGCTTCTGGGTAAAAGAAGAAACCCACAAGCTAAGAAAGGAAAAGAATAGCAGCGGAATCATCAACGTCAAGGCCAACGAATTAAGCATGGCCGGCGGCTGTGACCCGGATCCTTGTAACACGCTGAAGACCATTACGTTCAATGTTTGTGTTTTCGGACCTGAAATTAACAGGATAATGGTAAAGGTATTAAACATCCGGATAAAAATGTTGATAGCCGATGCTGTTATCCCGGGGATGATTTGTGGGATGATCACCCGTTGAAACAGTTTGAACTTGGATGCTCCTAAAGACTGGGCTGCATATTCCAGCCTCGGATCGAGCGATTCTACATATGGAAGCAGGATGAACACCGAAAAAGGTATCCCCACAATCAAATTAACAATGATTAAACCAGTCATTGTTTCCGCTAAACCGATTGAATAGAAAATGGATGCTACCGGTATGGCATAAAGGAGATCCGGCAACGTAAACGGCATTTGGAAGAAGCCGAGAAGCGCCTGTTTGAATGGAAAATCCCTTCTCGCTAAAATATATACCGTCGGTAAACTTAATACCAAAGAAATAACAGTAGCTGTAAGGACGATTTCCATGGTGATTTTAAAATACTCCCCAACTTCGTA
Encoded proteins:
- a CDS encoding NlpC/P60 family protein, whose product is MKTKKTLMSFAATVAIASAFTTNVEAASYTVKSGDTLWGISQKYGTSVSNLQSINSISGHIIYPGQVIETDSNKSTTTSSNNTANSSSSTTYKVKAGDTLSHIGVRYGVSVNSLKKWNSLSSDLIFVGQTLKINGTSSSSPNTQVKSSTVSNGSALVNEAKKHVGTPYAWGGTSPSGFDCSGFIYYVFNKAGQNVSRTNAAGYYNQSTKISSPQPGDLVFFKNTYKSGISHMGIYAGNNQFIHASSSGVQLTSLSNSYWKGHFAGYGSL
- a CDS encoding DUF1540 domain-containing protein; amino-acid sequence: MAQDVLCEVKNCKYWAHGNKCAADAIYVVSHTGKEASDQEETDCQTFEPKH
- a CDS encoding ABC transporter permease; the encoded protein is MRAEKPIIEEEAPTPVINEKNRQPLKNSKKGKFLQGGYKTTSWVLILIFLTVVLGMTLAVILSAFGEEWYGTILPEGYTMEWFVNAWQAYEVGEYFKITMEIVLTATVISLVLSLPTVYILARRDFPFKQALLGFFQMPFTLPDLLYAIPVASIFYSIGLAETMTGLIIVNLIVGIPFSVFILLPYVESLDPRLEYAAQSLGASKFKLFQRVIIPQIIPGITASAINIFIRMFNTFTIILLISGPKTQTLNVMVFSVLQGSGSQPPAMLNSLALTLMIPLLFFSFLSLWVSSFTQKRLGK